The following coding sequences lie in one Oncorhynchus kisutch isolate 150728-3 linkage group LG27, Okis_V2, whole genome shotgun sequence genomic window:
- the LOC109880919 gene encoding doublesex- and mab-3-related transcription factor 1 — protein sequence MSNVYKPQKSPRNPKCARCRNHGFIVQLKGHSGQCPFLKCNCWKCSLIAERTKIMAFQRRIKKTNKEESALNLTWSRPSDTPVDGTLSGRVENAHLPDTSGVMFPGPGTRTETVIKMPPQRVEEAYGRTYAEMEVPDKSAKDGHGPWITHEPQRKSTPGGGDHGGEDGSYGAPWSGIQDASSAMSRSGPHFPSDYVIAEVGGQRDMYSGEMVAMQFPFKFFSGYPNAYAACPAILVNMPLPPPGPFKVGNGPMGFPHFPAPGPMHYPPEAGPINGGRVPFFAPHPSGSDIRPGSYLDELVLRSHPSPQPSLPKDREHGTSGHPHSNQGSESSSLENASSSQNTV from the exons ATGTCAAATGTTTACAAACCGCAAAAAAGTCCACGAAACCCAAAGTGTGCCAGATGCAGAAATCATGGATTCATTGTTCAACTCAAGGGACATTCGGGACAGTGTCCATTTCTTAAATGCAATTGTTGGAAATGTTCTCTGATTGCAGAGAGAACGAAAATAATGGCATTTCAAAGACGGATCAAGAAAACTAACAAAGAAGAATCAGCACTTAATTTGACTTGGTCAAGGCCCAGTGATACACCGGTTGATGGCACTTTGAGCGGCCGGGTGGAAAACGCACATCTGCCCGACACATCTGGAGTGATGTTTCCTGGCCCCGGAACACGTACAGAGACAGTCATCAAGATGCCACCACAACGGGTTGAAGAGGCATACGGTAGGACCTATGCGGAGATGGAGGTCCCCGACAAGTCTGCCAAAGATGGCCATGGCCCATGGATCACTCATGAACCGCAGAGAAAGTCCACCCCTGGAGGTGGTGATCATGGCGGTGAAGACGGTAGTTACGGGGCGCCTTGGAGTGGGATTCAGGATGCGTCTTCAGCGATGAGTCGAA GCGGCCCACATTTCCCCAGCGACTATGTTATAGCGGAGGTTGGCGGTCAGAGAGACATGTACTCTGGAGAAATGGTGGCCATGCAGTTCCCCTTTAAGTTCTTCTCAGGCTACCCCAATGCCTACGCAGCTTGCCCAGCCATTCTGGTGAACATGCCGCTGCCACCACCAGGGCCTTTCAAGGTCGGAAATGGTCCAATGGGTTTCCCTCACTTTCCAGCACCTGGCCCGATGCACTACCCTCCTGAGGCAGGTCCTATAAAC GGTGGCAGAGTGCCATTCTTTGCCCCTCACCCCTCTGGCAGTGACATTCGTCCTGGAAGTTACCTGGACGAGCTGGTTCTGAGGTCGCATCCGTCACCACAGCCTTCTCTACCTAAGGACAGAGAACATGGAACAA